The sequence GGGCGTAAAAACACCCGCGCCACAGCAGTTTTGCGGCGGCCCGTTCCGTAGAATTGTTCGATAGCCATTAGTTGTTCTCCAGCTTGGTGGGTTGTTGGGCGGCGTGGGGGTGCTGCTCGCCCGCGTAAACCTTGAGGCGGGGGTGCATCGAGCGGCCTTGGCGGCCCTTGGGCAACATGCCGAAGACGGCGTGCTCAATGACGCGCTCGGGGTGGCGGGCCAGTACAGTGCGGGCGGTTTCTTTCTTAAGGCCGCCCTGGTAACCGCTGTAGCGGGTGTAGACTTTTTGATCCAGCTTTTTGCCGGTCAGCGCCACTTTTTCAGCGTTGATGACCACCACGAAGTCGCCGTTGATAATGTTGGGGGTGAAGTCGGGGCGGTGTTTGCCACGAATGCGGCTGGCGATCAAGGTGGCGAGGCGGCCCAAGGGCACGTTGCTGGCGTCCACCACGACCCAGTTTTGTTCGGTTGAATTGTTGTCAGGCACGTAGGTTTTCACGTTGTAGCTCCAATGCGAGATTAAGTTTCATAGCACAGTTGAGTTTTGCAGCGCGTTAGGTCAGTCTTTTGACGCTCGCGGGGGCAAGCGTGAAGCGACCTCGCCGGGGCTGCGCCCGACCCGCTTTGCACTCTACCAAGCGCAAAACACCGCTCATGAGTGTAGCAGACCTGAGCGGCGTGGGCAAGCCTGAATTTGGGCTGCATTGAGTGAGCAGGTTCTAGGCCGCGCCGAGTTGCCCGAAGAAATTGAGCTGGTGGTAAAGGTCGTCTAGGGCTTGGCTATACAGCCGCTGTGAGACCCGCTCATTGAGTGCCAGTGCCAGCGCCGCGTCGTGGAAAGTGGTGAAGCGCTGCTGGATATGCCAGCCTTCGCCTTCAGTGAGCAGGACTACATCCGGAGCGTCCAGCAAGAACCGGACGCGGCCTTGTGAAGTGCGGGTATCTGTATAGTGCTGCAACATAAACACAGCGTAGCCAATCGCCGCCTGAGAAGGGGTGTACTTCCTGACGATTGACTTCAAGAAGTGGGGGCGCCGAGTTGGGTAGACCCGAAGACAACGTCGGCCTGCACCCGCCCAAGTCACTTCAGTTGTTGAGCATCAAATTGCTGATCGAGCTGGGCGCAGGCGTCTCAGTCGGGAATTTGACCAGCACGTTGACGACTGTACCCGGTGGCGTCGCAGGATCGAGGATGATGCTGTGGGCCGAGAGCAGCGGCGGCGACGGCTCGGTGTCAATGGCCCGCACCAAGACTTGGCCCTGCGCCGGAACAAAGACGCACCAGCTTTCGGGAGTGGTGCTGAAGGCGCGAACCGGCAACAAGCTCTGGAGGCCCAAGTCGCCGGGGGTGGGCCAATATTCGATCAACAGAGTGGCTTGTTGGCGCTTCAAATCGGCGGCGTCAATGTCGAGCTGAATCTCGATGCCGTCGGGTTTGTCTTTGTTCAGTTTCATCCAACCCGGCACCACGTTGCGCCCGCTGGAATTGCTCTTGTACATCTGTTTGTCAGGAATGTTGTTTTGCGTCATGGCTTTACCTTAGCTCAAGTTAGCGCCGATTGGCGCGGGCTGGGCAGTGGGGGGAGTAAGAAGTCTAGTTGGACGCCGCAGGCAACGCGCCCAGCAAGCTGCGGGTCACGAAATAGCCCACCGCGAACACCAATAGTGGCAGCAGATCAAAGACGACGGTCGATTCTTTTTCGGGGTGCAGCGCGTCTTGCTTTTGGAAGCGAATCATGAGCAAAGCTTAACGCTTTTATCCGGTGCTCGCCTTCCCCATCACTTCATCCAGACCGCAGTTGAGTGGCCTTACGGGTCCGTACAAGCTATCCGGCACGGCCCTGATTCACCGTCAGCAGCAGCAAGACGATCAGGGCCACGTCCAGCACCCAACTGGCCGGGCGGCGCAGGCGCGGATCGGTTCTGGCCCGCAGCACCTGCACCACCAAGCGGGCCGCCAGCAAAACGGCCAGTACCCACACCGGCACGCCGAAACCCAGCAGCGGCGCGAACAACAGCAGCGCCGCGCTGAGCAGCAGCAGCAAACTCAGCGCCGTAAGGCGGTCTGGGGAAGGCGGCATGAGAACTTACGCTTTGGGGGTGGCTTTAGTTTTGCGCGGCGCTTTGCTGTCGGCTGGGGTCTTGCTTTTGGCTGGCGCTTTACTTTTCGGCTTTACAACTGGCTGTGGTGGGGCTGGCTGGGCAGTCGGCGCTGCTGTTTGGGCCGACTCTGCTTCAACGGCAGGCGCAGGCTCTTGGCTGCTCTGCTCAGTGAGCTGGGGTTCACTGTTCTGAGATTCACTGGTCTGCGGCTCACTGGGCAGCGGCCTTAGAATCAGGGCGCTGTTGGGGGCCAAGTTGAGCAGCA comes from Deinococcus detaillensis and encodes:
- the rplM gene encoding 50S ribosomal protein L13: MKTYVPDNNSTEQNWVVVDASNVPLGRLATLIASRIRGKHRPDFTPNIINGDFVVVINAEKVALTGKKLDQKVYTRYSGYQGGLKKETARTVLARHPERVIEHAVFGMLPKGRQGRSMHPRLKVYAGEQHPHAAQQPTKLENN
- a CDS encoding uracil-DNA glycosylase; its protein translation is MTQNNIPDKQMYKSNSSGRNVVPGWMKLNKDKPDGIEIQLDIDAADLKRQQATLLIEYWPTPGDLGLQSLLPVRAFSTTPESWCVFVPAQGQVLVRAIDTEPSPPLLSAHSIILDPATPPGTVVNVLVKFPTETPAPSSISNLMLNN